From Nitrospirae bacterium YQR-1, a single genomic window includes:
- a CDS encoding ATP-binding protein: MEVLSLIKLPAKIESLHELLDKITAAARGFGIGDERVGDIELACEEALVNIIKYAYVEHEGELEVICAVNGKSKYVIEIQDTGIPFNVLETEDPDLEVSLMDRKIGGLGIFFVKQLMDEVNYLRDGDKNILTLTVYKT; encoded by the coding sequence GTGGAAGTATTATCATTAATAAAGTTACCGGCTAAGATAGAGAGTCTCCATGAGCTATTAGATAAGATAACCGCAGCGGCAAGGGGCTTTGGCATAGGTGATGAAAGAGTGGGTGATATAGAGCTGGCCTGTGAAGAGGCGCTTGTTAATATCATAAAGTACGCTTATGTGGAGCATGAGGGTGAACTTGAGGTAATCTGTGCGGTTAACGGAAAGAGCAAGTATGTAATTGAAATACAGGATACCGGCATACCATTTAATGTTTTGGAGACTGAGGACCCTGATCTGGAGGTCTCCCTGATGGATAGAAAAATCGGCGGACTAGGTATCTTTTTTGTAAAGCAACTTATGGATGAGGTTAATTATCTGAGAGACGGCGATAAAAACATCCTCACCCTCACTGTTTATAAAACCTGA
- the recA gene encoding recombinase RecA, whose amino-acid sequence MAKETDNQKGLKDKERAIEAAISQLEKSYGKGTVMKLGESAVTEGIKVIPTGSLTLDIATGVGGLPRGRVVEIFGPESSGKTTLALSAIAQAQKTGGVAAFVDAEHALDVGYASRLGVKISELLISQPDSGEQALEVAETLVRSNALDILVIDSVAALVPKAEIEGDMGDQLPGLQARLMSQALRKLTSAIARSSTTVVFINQIRLKIGVMFGSPETTTGGNALKFYASMRLDIRKIDNLKVNQEVIGGRVRVKVVKNKVAPPFKQAEFDIYYNEGISKAGELVDLGVELGVIERTGTWYSYGTTKIGQGRDNARRFLSENETIFNEVEAKILAAGKITRVTSAVSTPDSDE is encoded by the coding sequence ATGGCAAAAGAAACTGATAATCAAAAAGGTCTTAAAGATAAAGAACGGGCCATAGAGGCTGCCATATCACAGTTAGAAAAGTCTTATGGTAAGGGTACTGTGATGAAATTAGGTGAATCAGCCGTTACCGAGGGCATTAAAGTAATTCCCACCGGCTCTCTTACTCTTGATATAGCAACCGGTGTGGGCGGGCTTCCCAGAGGGCGTGTGGTTGAAATTTTCGGCCCTGAGTCCTCCGGCAAGACAACTCTTGCACTAAGTGCAATAGCGCAGGCTCAGAAGACCGGCGGAGTTGCCGCATTTGTTGACGCCGAACATGCACTAGATGTCGGCTATGCGTCAAGACTTGGCGTTAAGATATCTGAATTATTGATTTCTCAGCCCGATAGTGGTGAGCAGGCCCTTGAGGTGGCTGAAACCCTTGTAAGAAGCAACGCCCTGGATATTTTAGTTATAGACTCAGTGGCAGCCCTTGTTCCAAAGGCTGAGATAGAGGGCGATATGGGGGATCAGCTGCCGGGACTACAGGCACGGCTTATGAGCCAGGCGCTTAGAAAACTCACATCAGCTATTGCCAGATCATCAACTACGGTTGTCTTTATAAACCAGATAAGGCTGAAAATCGGTGTTATGTTTGGCAGCCCTGAGACCACAACCGGTGGTAATGCTCTCAAGTTTTACGCCTCGATGAGGCTTGACATCAGAAAAATAGATAATTTAAAGGTTAATCAGGAAGTAATCGGCGGACGCGTCAGGGTGAAGGTCGTTAAAAATAAGGTCGCCCCCCCGTTTAAACAAGCCGAGTTTGACATATACTACAACGAGGGAATATCTAAGGCCGGTGAGCTTGTTGACCTCGGTGTGGAGCTGGGAGTAATTGAGCGAACCGGTACATGGTACAGTTACGGTACAACTAAAATAGGGCAGGGCAGGGACAACGCCAGACGGTTCCTCTCTGAAAACGAAACCATTTTTAACGAGGTAGAAGCTAAAATACTGGCGGCAGGGAAAATTACACGAGTTACCTCAGCCGTCTCCACCCCGGATTCTGATGAGTGA
- a CDS encoding 3-isopropylmalate dehydratase small subunit yields MLIKGKSWKFGRDIDTDAIIPARYLNTSDPAELAQHVMEDADKDFYKKLNSGDLIVAGENFGCGSSREHAPIAIKAAGLSAVLAKSYARIFYRNAFNIGLPIFESTEAVDGIKEGDVVEINADTGLIKNHTTNAEFQAKPIPPFMQELINSGGLIQWTREKLRLI; encoded by the coding sequence ATGTTAATTAAAGGTAAATCATGGAAGTTTGGAAGGGACATTGATACTGACGCTATTATTCCGGCAAGATATTTAAACACCTCCGACCCTGCCGAACTCGCACAGCATGTGATGGAAGACGCCGATAAGGATTTTTATAAGAAATTAAACAGCGGCGATTTAATCGTAGCCGGCGAGAACTTCGGTTGCGGTTCATCCCGTGAGCACGCTCCAATAGCTATAAAAGCCGCAGGACTTTCCGCAGTGCTGGCAAAGAGCTACGCACGGATATTTTACCGAAACGCTTTTAACATCGGGCTGCCGATATTTGAATCAACTGAAGCGGTTGACGGCATTAAAGAGGGAGATGTGGTTGAAATAAACGCTGATACCGGTTTAATTAAAAACCATACAACTAATGCAGAGTTTCAGGCTAAGCCAATACCACCTTTCATGCAGGAATTGATTAACTCAGGCGGCCTTATCCAGTGGACACGGGAAAAGCTGAGATTAATATAA
- a CDS encoding B12-binding domain-containing radical SAM protein → MTTTLIAPTPPDVAAFGVRTLSAYLKKHGKEVRNIFLPGGVEKFKYKTGFKYNYEQRLMDQVVELCRGSDLVGISFMSNYLDRATQLCETLRAALKVPIIVGGIHPTVMPEDCLRFADIVCVGEGEETLLELVNAIETGSDYSDIQNLCLMKNGVTRRNPMRALVQDLDSIPFCDFGMDGHFIYDNIKSSVEPMSKNLLKRMFPLEPHLEGTFYDSYKRTLSFKIMTTRGCPHHCSFCAEKTLSDMYKGQRYLRKRGVNNIIEELLWVKREFDFVESIFLFDDTFMVRPEPEIIEFAEAYKKHIGLPFHIQASPGTVTEGKMEALIDAGLAFVEMGIQSMSELGMALYKRSITGSTILKAADVFHKYQGRIYPPCYHIILDNPWESTSDVVETLNLILELPRPFWLKRASLVCFPGTDLYEKAKRDGIIKTEEDEWREVYSKHLHTPHGSYVNFLTYLAGFSYFPRFIVKILASKFLVGLFDKKSLNGLYSYLNRMGERLIVVSKGIRSLFKGDFNRIYRYFIRTASKTS, encoded by the coding sequence ATGACAACAACATTAATAGCACCAACCCCGCCTGATGTAGCAGCCTTTGGAGTGAGAACCCTCTCTGCGTATCTGAAAAAACACGGGAAAGAGGTCAGAAATATCTTCCTTCCGGGTGGAGTTGAGAAATTTAAATATAAAACCGGTTTTAAGTATAACTATGAACAGAGATTGATGGACCAGGTGGTGGAGCTTTGTAGGGGCTCGGACCTTGTGGGAATATCATTTATGAGTAACTACCTTGACAGGGCAACACAACTGTGTGAAACGTTGCGGGCGGCACTGAAGGTACCCATCATTGTGGGCGGCATACATCCTACCGTCATGCCTGAGGACTGCCTCAGGTTTGCCGACATTGTGTGTGTCGGCGAGGGTGAAGAAACACTGCTTGAGCTGGTAAATGCTATAGAGACAGGCAGTGATTACTCAGACATACAGAATCTGTGCCTTATGAAAAATGGAGTAACCCGCAGAAACCCTATGCGTGCCCTTGTACAGGACCTTGACTCCATCCCGTTTTGTGATTTCGGCATGGATGGACACTTCATTTACGATAACATAAAAAGCTCTGTCGAGCCGATGTCAAAGAACCTCCTGAAACGCATGTTTCCGCTTGAGCCCCACCTTGAAGGAACGTTTTACGATTCATACAAAAGAACCCTGAGTTTTAAAATCATGACTACGCGCGGCTGCCCCCACCACTGCTCGTTCTGCGCCGAGAAAACCCTCTCCGATATGTACAAGGGACAGAGGTATTTAAGAAAACGAGGGGTAAACAACATAATAGAAGAGCTTTTGTGGGTAAAACGGGAATTTGACTTTGTGGAAAGCATTTTTTTATTTGATGATACCTTTATGGTTCGTCCCGAACCGGAAATAATAGAGTTTGCTGAGGCTTACAAAAAGCACATCGGATTACCGTTTCATATACAGGCCAGTCCCGGCACGGTTACGGAGGGGAAGATGGAAGCCCTGATTGACGCAGGCCTTGCCTTTGTTGAAATGGGAATTCAGTCTATGAGCGAGCTGGGTATGGCATTATACAAAAGAAGCATTACAGGCAGTACTATTTTAAAGGCCGCCGATGTGTTTCATAAGTATCAGGGCAGAATATACCCGCCGTGTTACCATATAATTTTGGATAACCCGTGGGAGAGCACTTCAGATGTTGTTGAAACCCTAAACCTGATCCTTGAGCTTCCCAGGCCATTTTGGCTAAAGCGAGCCTCTCTGGTGTGTTTTCCAGGCACTGACCTTTACGAAAAGGCTAAGAGAGACGGCATTATCAAAACAGAAGAGGATGAGTGGCGGGAGGTTTATTCAAAACACCTTCACACCCCTCACGGCTCCTATGTAAATTTCCTGACATACCTTGCCGGTTTTTCCTATTTCCCAAGGTTCATTGTAAAAATACTTGCCTCTAAGTTTCTTGTAGGGCTGTTTGATAAAAAGTCACTTAACGGGCTCTATAGTTACTTAAACAGAATGGGAGAGCGGCTAATAGTGGTCTCAAAGGGAATTCGTTCACTTTTCAAAGGCGATTTTAACCGGATATACAGATACTTTATAAGAACAGCATCTAAAACGTCGTAA
- a CDS encoding outer membrane protein assembly factor BamE, producing MKKIFLITIFFAFLLSCTQSVRYTEKEIADFPPEIKELIRNGKVGFGMTPEQVRYAMGSPSDIRVLEVSLEKNGGDKVQWTYKRYGVYTTRLIFKKDKLIEIISNDPDVKKHDR from the coding sequence ATGAAAAAGATATTTTTGATAACGATTTTTTTTGCATTTTTATTATCGTGTACTCAGAGTGTAAGATATACAGAGAAGGAGATAGCGGATTTTCCTCCTGAAATAAAGGAGTTAATAAGAAATGGGAAAGTTGGTTTTGGAATGACCCCCGAGCAGGTTAGATACGCAATGGGGTCGCCTTCAGATATAAGGGTGCTTGAGGTATCGCTTGAAAAAAACGGCGGAGATAAAGTACAATGGACATACAAGAGGTATGGTGTGTATACGACAAGGCTGATATTCAAAAAAGATAAGCTGATAGAGATAATAAGTAATGACCCGGATGTAAAAAAACATGACAGGTAA
- the alaS gene encoding alanine--tRNA ligase produces the protein MTGKEIRESFLEFFRKKNHEVAGPSSLIPRNDPTLLFTNAGMVQFKSVFLGLETLPYSRAATCQKCLRAGGKQSDIENVGFTARHHTFFEMLGNFSFGDYFKREAIEFAWELLTQWYKLPVDKLWVSVYEDDDEAEKLWTDFTGISKERIVRLGAKDNFWQMGDSGPCGPCSEIIIDLGPQRSCGKPDCALGCDCDRYLELWNLVFMQYDKGHDGTLTPLPKPSIDTGMGLERISAVLQGKETNFDTDIFTPIIEAISTQTGVSYGGGKNTDTSIKVIADHMRSVTFLLSEGLLPSNEGRGYVLRRIIRRASRHAHLLGVGTPFLHKLVTSVDEAMGYVYPEITREKDRSQDILKFEEERFIKTLEKGTEILDEMIAALKASGEDTIAGEEIFKLYDTFGFPPDLTADIARENGLKTDDVGFNEEMEKQKRRGRISWSEDTGGLSALVSSIYNDTVRIDGGNSFLGYDMLETQSSVTHIIKDGEVVSELSKGQDGELILDKTPFYGESGGQVGDTGVIFNDKVKIEVNDTKKTPDNLIIHKVMVKQGTVRVSDNMACKVDIKHRYSIMRNHTATHLLHAALKNILGDHIKQAGSQVSPLRLRFDFTHFYPVTAEERHRIEELVNGRILDNQKVLTQIMGLNDAISYGATALFDEKYGDTVRVVEVESFSKELCGGTHCRATGEIGPFVIVSEGSIASGVRRIEAITGTYALEYFTAKAAQLRAISEHLRSDTPLERITAMTSQIRFLEKELESLKLNALKLDISSVLDNIKEINGIKTLVVKKDGLDQKALREFADTLKERLDAAVVVLASEHDGQASLLSMVTKDLVGKYHAGKILKAIAQRANGSGGGRADMAQGGTKDVDKLESALNALPEIITLADSR, from the coding sequence ATGACAGGTAAGGAAATAAGAGAGAGTTTTTTAGAGTTTTTCCGCAAGAAAAACCATGAGGTGGCAGGACCCTCATCATTGATACCGAGGAATGATCCGACACTGCTTTTTACTAATGCCGGCATGGTACAGTTTAAAAGTGTTTTTCTTGGTTTGGAGACACTACCATACAGCAGGGCTGCAACGTGCCAGAAATGCCTCAGAGCCGGTGGCAAACAGAGCGATATAGAAAATGTAGGCTTTACCGCCCGCCATCATACGTTTTTTGAAATGCTGGGTAATTTCTCTTTTGGCGATTATTTTAAGAGGGAAGCCATAGAGTTTGCGTGGGAGCTTCTGACACAGTGGTATAAGCTTCCGGTTGACAAGCTGTGGGTATCGGTGTATGAGGACGATGATGAGGCGGAAAAGCTCTGGACAGACTTTACGGGAATAAGTAAGGAGCGGATAGTGCGTCTTGGGGCAAAAGACAATTTCTGGCAAATGGGAGACAGTGGCCCGTGCGGCCCGTGTTCGGAAATTATTATTGACCTTGGACCTCAAAGAAGCTGTGGTAAACCTGACTGTGCCCTTGGGTGTGATTGCGACAGATACCTTGAGCTTTGGAATCTGGTCTTTATGCAGTATGATAAAGGACATGACGGTACGCTTACACCGCTTCCTAAGCCTAGCATAGATACCGGCATGGGGCTTGAGCGCATAAGCGCAGTGTTACAGGGCAAAGAAACCAATTTTGACACAGACATCTTTACACCGATTATAGAGGCCATATCCACACAAACCGGCGTTTCATACGGAGGCGGCAAAAACACGGATACATCGATAAAGGTAATAGCGGACCATATGCGTTCTGTCACCTTTTTGCTCTCTGAAGGGCTGCTGCCTTCAAACGAGGGACGCGGGTATGTGCTCAGAAGGATAATCAGGCGTGCATCAAGACATGCCCACCTCCTTGGTGTGGGAACCCCATTTTTACACAAACTTGTAACTTCCGTTGATGAAGCTATGGGTTATGTTTACCCTGAGATAACAAGAGAAAAAGACCGCTCTCAAGATATTTTAAAATTTGAAGAGGAGCGGTTTATTAAAACTCTTGAAAAGGGTACGGAGATTTTAGATGAGATGATTGCGGCTCTGAAGGCTTCCGGAGAGGATACAATAGCCGGGGAGGAGATATTTAAACTCTACGACACTTTTGGTTTTCCACCGGATCTGACTGCGGATATAGCCCGTGAAAACGGCCTTAAAACAGATGACGTTGGATTTAATGAGGAGATGGAAAAGCAAAAAAGACGGGGCCGGATTTCATGGTCTGAAGACACAGGAGGACTATCGGCACTGGTTTCATCCATATACAACGACACAGTTAGGATAGACGGCGGGAATTCTTTTTTGGGTTATGACATGCTTGAAACACAATCCTCAGTTACCCATATAATAAAAGACGGCGAGGTAGTAAGTGAGTTAAGTAAAGGACAGGATGGGGAGTTGATACTTGATAAAACCCCTTTTTATGGTGAGTCCGGCGGACAGGTTGGAGATACCGGTGTAATATTTAACGATAAAGTGAAAATAGAGGTAAATGATACTAAAAAGACCCCGGATAATCTGATAATCCATAAGGTTATGGTTAAGCAGGGAACTGTTAGAGTATCGGATAATATGGCATGTAAAGTAGATATAAAACATCGTTACTCCATTATGAGAAACCACACGGCAACCCATTTGCTTCATGCCGCCCTGAAAAACATTCTCGGTGACCACATCAAGCAGGCTGGTTCTCAGGTCTCTCCGTTGAGGCTTAGGTTTGACTTTACGCACTTCTACCCGGTTACGGCAGAGGAAAGGCATAGAATTGAGGAGTTGGTAAATGGCCGGATTCTTGATAATCAAAAGGTGCTAACCCAGATAATGGGCCTAAATGACGCCATTTCTTATGGAGCCACTGCACTGTTTGACGAAAAGTATGGGGACACTGTGCGTGTGGTTGAGGTGGAGAGTTTTAGTAAAGAACTCTGTGGTGGAACTCATTGCCGTGCAACCGGCGAAATAGGCCCGTTTGTTATAGTATCGGAGGGAAGTATTGCATCCGGTGTAAGAAGGATAGAGGCAATAACGGGAACATATGCGTTGGAGTACTTTACAGCAAAAGCGGCTCAGTTGAGGGCTATTTCGGAACATCTCAGGAGTGACACACCGCTGGAGAGGATTACTGCCATGACGTCTCAAATAAGGTTCCTTGAAAAGGAGCTGGAGAGTTTAAAGTTAAATGCCCTTAAGCTGGATATTTCAAGCGTGCTGGATAACATAAAAGAAATAAACGGGATTAAGACGCTTGTGGTGAAAAAGGATGGTCTTGATCAGAAAGCATTGAGGGAGTTTGCCGACACACTGAAAGAGCGGCTGGATGCAGCGGTTGTGGTGTTGGCATCTGAGCATGACGGGCAGGCGTCGTTACTTTCCATGGTGACAAAGGACCTTGTGGGTAAATATCATGCCGGCAAGATACTAAAAGCTATAGCGCAGAGGGCAAACGGCAGCGGCGGCGGCAGGGCTGACATGGCCCAGGGCGGCACAAAAGACGTGGATAAGCTGGAATCTGCACTGAACGCACTTCCTGAGATTATTACCCTGGCTGACAGCCGATAA
- a CDS encoding recombination regulator RecX — translation MSDSPKEYAFRLLNFRDRSEKQLRNKLLEKGYTEAETQQTIEYLKEAGLIDDSRLALNLLMYLDGTKMAGTKKAADTLRRRGIEDNIIQETLSTLINGSSDVLLYGYCREGEIEKAKIFVKKKEDYLKNNPLRVKLNKLYGMLLRRGFDAEIIAEVLKEVT, via the coding sequence ATGAGTGACAGTCCTAAGGAATATGCTTTCAGACTTTTAAATTTCAGAGACAGAAGTGAAAAACAACTCAGAAATAAACTTCTGGAAAAAGGATACACGGAGGCGGAAACACAACAAACCATAGAGTACCTTAAAGAGGCCGGACTGATTGATGACTCCAGACTTGCCCTAAACTTGTTAATGTACCTTGACGGCACTAAGATGGCAGGAACTAAGAAAGCTGCTGATACACTAAGAAGACGCGGTATTGAGGATAACATTATACAGGAGACGTTAAGCACACTAATAAATGGTTCATCAGATGTTCTGTTGTATGGTTATTGCCGGGAAGGTGAAATTGAAAAGGCAAAAATTTTTGTAAAAAAGAAAGAAGACTATTTAAAAAATAACCCGCTTAGAGTTAAACTTAACAAGCTTTACGGAATGCTCCTGAGAAGGGGGTTTGATGCTGAGATTATCGCAGAGGTATTAAAGGAGGTAACATGA
- a CDS encoding STAS domain-containing protein gives MEVKTDKINGVDVIYLSGRMDASNAPEFDEKMKDVMEQAKGKIVVSLKELEYVSSAGLRSFLAIAKEIKKKEGKLAFAEPTEQVFKVLKMSGLNTVLKICSSMEEAMQE, from the coding sequence ATGGAAGTAAAAACTGATAAAATCAACGGTGTGGATGTAATTTATTTAAGCGGCCGGATGGATGCGTCGAATGCTCCTGAGTTTGATGAAAAAATGAAGGATGTTATGGAACAGGCTAAGGGTAAAATAGTTGTATCTCTGAAGGAACTTGAGTACGTAAGCAGTGCCGGCTTGAGAAGTTTCCTTGCAATTGCCAAGGAGATAAAAAAGAAAGAGGGTAAACTTGCCTTTGCAGAGCCTACTGAGCAGGTGTTTAAGGTGTTAAAGATGTCAGGCCTGAACACTGTTTTAAAGATTTGCAGCTCCATGGAAGAGGCGATGCAAGAGTAG